Genomic segment of Candidatus Zixiibacteriota bacterium:
AGGAAAAACTATCAACTCTTTTTTAGGCTCAATTCTTCTGGTTTGGGAGCTTTCTCCTCTTGCTTTTTCTTTTCTCCTAAAAGGATGGCAATCGGTATGAGAATGCAATATCCCACCACCAGAAGGATCGGGGCTAAAGTTATAGAGCCACGAGCTAAGGCAATATAACCGACGATTATGACCAATAGCCCAATCCCCAGCCAGGTCCAGTTTCTTTTGGTGAAAGGCAGGGCTCCCTTTTCTTTAGCTTTCTCAACTTTGGGCTTTGTTTTTACTTTAGCCATATCTTCTCCATTTAACCTATAAATTTAACAAAGATTCCAACAGAGTCAAGCAAAATAATCCACAGATTCAACCCTTAGAAGACCTTTTAGGCTACTCTGTCAAGACTTAGGAATCTCCGGAACTAATCCTGGCAACAGATTCGCTCAAACCCATAACGAAAAAGAGTATCATATTGTCAATCGCAGCCGTATAGTAGCACTGAAACTGGGAAGCTAAGAGAAATGCTATTACGGATAAAACCCCTCCCAGTATCAAAGCTTTTGAATAGCTTTCCTTTTTTTCCTTATATCTACGCAGAATATTCTTCAGGAACACAACCCACATGAAAATAAAAGCCAAAAAACCGACTATTCCGGCATTGACCGCCACGTTCAAAAAGTCATTATGCGCGTGCCCGAAGATCTCAGAGGGGACTTTTAAATACCTCTGGTAGAATATCGGAAAGTTTCCGAACCCTATCCCGAAGAGAGGGTGGTCCTTAAAGATATTGAAGGAGGTGGACCAGATGACTGACCTGATATCTGCCTGCTCAAAGGAGCCAGCCTGAACCGCAATAAGCGACCTGCCCAGAATCTGCGGGTCGATCAGGTAAATAAGGACCAAATATCCCGCAACTGCCAGGATCTCCCTGGTTTTGTTCCGGCTTTTAAAGAAAATGAAATATATAATGAAAGCGAAAATCTGAGCATAAAGGGTACTCCGGGTATAAGTAAAAAAGTTTGCCGTAATGGTCAATGTGGCGACTGTGAAATAGAAAATCTTCCAGGAGGTTCGCTTTTCCCAGGAGCCTAAACAGAAGCTCAAGATGCCCATGAGCATTGCATAGAAGCCATAGGTCAAAGGTAGGTCGAAAAAAGCTATGGAGCGATATTTTTTATAAGGTAAGATAAAAGAAGGGTCGATATGCTGGTTACGCAAAAGGTCAATTCCGGTATAATGCTGCCAGATAGCGTAGATAGCCACAATCCCGGAGATCAGGAAAATCAGATTAACTAATTTCTTGATGAATCCTTCGTCCTTAAGATTGTTGATTAAGAGGAACGGGATAACCAGCAGCCATTCGTCTCCCAGACTGATCAGGCTTTTAAGACGGTTCTGGGAAAAGATAATCGAGATGACAAAGGCGCTCAGATAGACTAAAACCGGCAGTTCAAAAAAAGAGTGCTCCCAGTTGAAATTTCTATTTGCAATGACCCTCCAGACCCAGCCCAGGAGTGCGATGCTAAGCCCGATCTGGGTCCCTGCAATAGAGAAAGGGGAAAAAAATACGAAGACTAGCAGTCCGAAATTGACCATATTCTGCGGTGAGATAAATTTAGATTTGAGCACTTCAGCCTGACTGTTCATCTGGTATCCTCACCTAAAGAAATTCTTCTTAGAACTCCCACTAAGCTCCTGAATATTCTGTCCAGGCCAAAAGGGAGCTTTTGAATATATCTGGATGTCAGGTCGAAATCGAGCTTCTCCAGGGTCCTGGTAGAAGCTAAGATAACGAGGTAGAGGAGAATTCCCAAGAGAATGCAGATGATAAGTCCGGCAACCCCAAGTAGAAAAGAAGAGAGCAGGTAAACTACAAATCCCATAATGAATGAGGTCAATCCGATCTTGAAAATCGGGGCCCAGGGGAATCTCCTTTTCAAGAAGAAAGCATACACGTAGACGATAACACCCACGCCGAACAAAACCTGGGCTGAGAAATTCACCCAGACGGCTCCTAATGCCTGGTATTTGCGGGTAAGGAAAAGGTTCAAGACCAGCTTCAGAAATACTGCCAGAATGTAAAATCTGAGTATCACCTTTTGTCTTTCCACGCTGTAGAGGAAGGAACTGGAGGCAGTAGAAACCGAGCCGACTGTACCGGCTAAAAGGACAATCCCAAATATAAAAGCTGAAGGCAGGTACTGAGAGCCATAGATGCTGGTTATGATCCTGGGCGCAAGAGCGATCCCGCCAGCACATAAAGGAAAGGCGATCAGGGCTAAATATCGGGTTGAATTGTAGTGAATGCTCTTCAGCCTTTCTTCTTCGCCACCTCCATAGGCTTCGGACATAATCGGCAGCAGCACTCCGGCCAGAGCACCAGGCAAAAGTAAAATTACCTTGTTGGCTAAATTGAAACCCAAATTATAAAATGCTACCTGGGTTTCATTGCTGTAAGCTCCTAAAAAAAGTAGCTCGAACCTTTCCCACAAAAAAGCCTCTAAAAGCAAAATGACGAAAATGCTTTGGCTATAGTTTATGAGTTTACTCTTCAATTCTGAAGGCAAACCTTTCTTGACATAAGGATATTTTTTCGAATGGTAGAACTCATAGTAAAGAAATGCTCCCAGCAGGTTGGAGATAAAACTGACCCAGAAAAGATACTCCACCTCTCTTTTTAAAACCAGTGCCA
This window contains:
- a CDS encoding DUF3098 domain-containing protein, with product MAKVKTKPKVEKAKEKGALPFTKRNWTWLGIGLLVIIVGYIALARGSITLAPILLVVGYCILIPIAILLGEKKKQEEKAPKPEELSLKKS
- a CDS encoding O-antigen ligase family protein produces the protein MNSQAEVLKSKFISPQNMVNFGLLVFVFFSPFSIAGTQIGLSIALLGWVWRVIANRNFNWEHSFFELPVLVYLSAFVISIIFSQNRLKSLISLGDEWLLVIPFLLINNLKDEGFIKKLVNLIFLISGIVAIYAIWQHYTGIDLLRNQHIDPSFILPYKKYRSIAFFDLPLTYGFYAMLMGILSFCLGSWEKRTSWKIFYFTVATLTITANFFTYTRSTLYAQIFAFIIYFIFFKSRNKTREILAVAGYLVLIYLIDPQILGRSLIAVQAGSFEQADIRSVIWSTSFNIFKDHPLFGIGFGNFPIFYQRYLKVPSEIFGHAHNDFLNVAVNAGIVGFLAFIFMWVVFLKNILRRYKEKKESYSKALILGGVLSVIAFLLASQFQCYYTAAIDNMILFFVMGLSESVARISSGDS
- a CDS encoding flippase, whose translation is MWRWQDLETPQQIYTSSIARNTLYNFLFRGSGLFFGFITSIVIARLLGPEKLGEYSLSFWILTVVGYFVNLGLPTTVTKYISEYSGKKDYISAGTILRNCSRWIFWTGIFVTLLLFLTSPIIAGLYHKPYLSLYLRIGALGMIPMGLLAIYMASFSGFLRYDLIAFLTFLLSPLTFLLIILALVLKREVEYLFWVSFISNLLGAFLYYEFYHSKKYPYVKKGLPSELKSKLINYSQSIFVILLLEAFLWERFELLFLGAYSNETQVAFYNLGFNLANKVILLLPGALAGVLLPIMSEAYGGGEEERLKSIHYNSTRYLALIAFPLCAGGIALAPRIITSIYGSQYLPSAFIFGIVLLAGTVGSVSTASSSFLYSVERQKVILRFYILAVFLKLVLNLFLTRKYQALGAVWVNFSAQVLFGVGVIVYVYAFFLKRRFPWAPIFKIGLTSFIMGFVVYLLSSFLLGVAGLIICILLGILLYLVILASTRTLEKLDFDLTSRYIQKLPFGLDRIFRSLVGVLRRISLGEDTR